From the Longibacter salinarum genome, one window contains:
- a CDS encoding polysaccharide pyruvyl transferase family protein, whose product MISYYIRKFPVLRDLLSQHVRPPDIAVVGSVHRENVGDMALSRSIAGVAREMGFRPGLQLLGEGALGLRRWPFGKTGTIVAGGALGREKRIQLLAEKFGDYPERVALLGMSFWSSDDLSTESMDFLRACKYISCRNRKDMKYLKNAGFQNVHFAFDNAFALPTNPAQEKPTRPTPVLGVNVVSRNMKRIDDSYFVPSEDSNFGPTYINIVRDLVESHIRKGWEVQHIPFTHSDSQYANFVFEGLPVQMLPYQYRVSKVLGAVAKTKRFIASRYHAHVFALRTRTPLISISYAPKCDYLQQDLDIPEDVCATYQQISSGSHVNINKEGFTVSRDKNSRIQKDVRSNISNAIDLLPSN is encoded by the coding sequence GTGATCTCCTACTACATTCGGAAATTTCCGGTTCTTAGAGACCTTTTGTCCCAGCATGTTCGCCCTCCTGATATCGCAGTTGTAGGCTCCGTACACCGCGAGAATGTCGGGGATATGGCTTTAAGTCGCTCCATAGCGGGAGTCGCCCGCGAGATGGGTTTTCGGCCCGGACTTCAACTGCTTGGCGAGGGGGCTCTTGGTTTAAGAAGATGGCCCTTTGGCAAGACGGGAACGATCGTAGCGGGTGGAGCACTCGGGCGAGAGAAAAGAATCCAACTGCTCGCTGAAAAATTTGGGGATTACCCTGAGCGCGTGGCTCTTCTCGGTATGTCATTTTGGTCTTCGGACGACCTGTCTACCGAAAGCATGGACTTCCTGCGTGCGTGCAAATACATCTCATGCCGAAACAGGAAGGACATGAAGTACCTGAAGAACGCCGGTTTCCAAAATGTTCATTTCGCGTTTGACAATGCTTTTGCGCTCCCGACGAATCCTGCTCAAGAAAAACCAACTCGACCTACTCCAGTGCTCGGCGTCAACGTGGTTAGCCGTAACATGAAACGCATAGATGATTCCTATTTTGTCCCTTCCGAGGACTCGAATTTTGGCCCTACGTACATAAATATAGTTCGCGACCTCGTGGAGTCTCACATTCGCAAGGGGTGGGAGGTTCAGCATATTCCCTTTACGCATTCGGATAGTCAGTATGCTAATTTTGTTTTCGAAGGCCTTCCGGTACAGATGCTTCCGTATCAGTATCGAGTGAGCAAAGTACTCGGGGCGGTTGCGAAGACCAAGCGCTTCATTGCCTCCCGTTATCATGCGCATGTCTTTGCCTTACGAACTCGAACTCCATTAATATCGATCAGCTACGCTCCGAAGTGCGATTACCTCCAACAAGATCTCGACATCCCCGAGGATGTGTGTGCAACGTACCAGCAGATCTCGAGCGGAAGCCACGTCAACATAAACAAGGAGGGCTTTACCGTATCAAGAGACAAAAACAGTCGTATTCAAAAAGATGTTCGTTCAAACATATCAAATGCGATAGACTTGCTGCCAAGTAACTGA
- a CDS encoding glycosyltransferase family 4 protein, translating to MLKDYISVLKKHVGTAVRYELSQKARQDRVRRVNIELRAADLIIVSNQHDVDALVREGISKSNITKLPFGLTDERRNQLVRVAGNSTGTPTITFVGTFDFRKGGATDIPRIVDQVLSEHPEVKMRLLGTRGLFVSEREVLSHFAPRVQSRVEVVPRYDPDTLPELLLGSTLGIFPSRYEGFPFGVLEMLAAGLPVFAYHSPGPPEMLPGEWLSERGDWKGLADSATRLLHDRQTLSRLKQEALSRAQRFKWDQIAEETLAAYTTKLESA from the coding sequence GTGTTAAAAGACTATATTTCCGTTCTGAAAAAGCATGTCGGGACCGCCGTACGCTACGAACTCAGTCAAAAGGCTCGACAAGATCGAGTAAGACGTGTAAATATAGAATTACGTGCCGCTGACCTTATCATTGTCAGCAATCAGCACGATGTTGACGCGCTTGTGCGAGAGGGGATCTCTAAGTCCAACATTACTAAACTTCCCTTCGGCTTAACAGATGAACGACGGAACCAACTAGTTAGAGTGGCTGGCAATTCGACAGGCACCCCCACTATCACCTTCGTGGGTACATTTGATTTTCGGAAAGGTGGCGCGACTGATATCCCTCGAATCGTCGATCAAGTATTATCCGAACATCCTGAAGTGAAGATGCGCTTGCTCGGAACCCGAGGACTGTTTGTAAGCGAGCGCGAGGTGCTATCTCACTTTGCCCCACGAGTCCAGAGTCGCGTCGAAGTGGTTCCCAGATACGACCCAGATACCCTTCCGGAGCTGCTTTTGGGTAGTACCCTTGGTATCTTCCCTTCACGGTATGAGGGTTTCCCTTTTGGTGTCCTCGAAATGTTGGCCGCAGGGCTTCCGGTGTTTGCCTATCACAGCCCCGGCCCTCCCGAAATGCTACCGGGTGAATGGCTCAGCGAGCGCGGCGACTGGAAGGGGCTAGCTGATTCTGCAACACGCTTGCTGCATGACCGGCAGACTCTATCCCGTCTCAAACAAGAAGCTCTAAGTCGAGCACAGAGGTTCAAATGGGACCAAATTGCAGAAGAGACATTAGCGGCATATACTACTAAATTGGAATCCGCGTGA
- a CDS encoding glycosyltransferase family 4 protein, which produces MGRFTEDSKSQTGEVILFLARLHEEKGIFTLLDALPEVLRQEPSSVIHIAGSGPAEREVKKKVASMPYSDRIKLLGHIERDDVPDRIRECDIFCMPSHGEPFGLSALEAMATGKPVVATKAGGLQHLVPDEGGHQVPPRNTEALSEALLDLLGSEEKRERMGAYNRKIAEEVYDWDRVIDRVEDIYYSILD; this is translated from the coding sequence GTGGGCCGATTTACGGAAGACAGCAAAAGCCAAACCGGAGAGGTCATTTTATTCCTGGCACGACTGCACGAAGAGAAAGGAATTTTCACGTTGCTTGATGCCCTTCCTGAAGTATTGAGGCAAGAACCGTCCTCCGTGATACACATCGCCGGTAGCGGGCCGGCCGAAAGGGAGGTGAAGAAGAAAGTCGCTTCAATGCCTTATTCCGACAGAATCAAGCTTCTCGGACACATTGAACGCGACGATGTCCCGGACAGAATCCGCGAATGTGACATCTTCTGTATGCCGTCCCACGGAGAGCCGTTCGGGCTTAGTGCACTGGAAGCCATGGCAACGGGCAAGCCGGTCGTAGCGACCAAAGCCGGGGGCCTGCAACATCTCGTCCCCGACGAGGGCGGACATCAAGTTCCACCCAGGAACACCGAGGCCCTCTCCGAGGCTCTACTTGACCTCCTCGGGTCGGAAGAGAAACGAGAGAGAATGGGGGCCTACAACCGGAAAATTGCGGAGGAAGTCTATGATTGGGACCGCGTGATTGACCGGGTCGAAGATATATACTACTCTATACTGGACTGA
- a CDS encoding glycosyltransferase family 4 protein — protein MKTVDLILYSPGLGYINRGLETFTRELYEAVHEAPELAVTLFQGQGDDIVDGSRVVRAPRRNASVYNLLPYEVPLGRRYLIENLAFSLPLIKAAYQQERPIIHFSESVPARLLYKLRQQFGGDFTLLFSNGGPVAPEHYMRFDYVQVLTPMQRRQALEAGYPKERLFLVPYGLDTSIFDAERVAPSPELREQFDLPKDRTILLSVGAINTHHKRMDWLVEEVARLDESEYFLWMVGQKEGPETRVVEQLAEEKLCADGFRFDTFSYDRMPAVYRAADLFVLSSLHEGFGRVYIEAMASQRPVLAHPTGNTNWILGEDNPGLVEMDQPSALADRIKVFANDPSLQRDTSQVNQQRARQMFDWQVLKEDYMSMYRSIQENKI, from the coding sequence ATGAAAACAGTGGATCTCATCCTCTACTCCCCCGGTCTCGGATACATCAACCGGGGACTGGAAACCTTCACGCGCGAGTTGTACGAGGCCGTCCATGAAGCGCCTGAGCTTGCTGTTACGCTCTTTCAGGGGCAGGGCGATGACATTGTAGACGGAAGTCGAGTCGTGCGGGCACCGCGCCGAAATGCATCGGTGTATAATCTACTGCCGTATGAGGTACCGCTCGGGCGCCGATATCTAATCGAGAACCTGGCCTTCAGCCTCCCACTTATCAAGGCCGCCTATCAGCAAGAAAGGCCGATTATTCACTTCAGTGAGAGTGTCCCTGCTCGTTTACTATACAAACTGCGACAGCAGTTCGGCGGCGACTTCACCCTTCTGTTTTCGAATGGGGGACCGGTTGCACCCGAGCATTACATGCGATTCGACTACGTTCAGGTGCTTACCCCAATGCAACGGCGGCAGGCGCTTGAAGCAGGATACCCGAAGGAGCGATTATTTTTGGTCCCCTATGGCCTAGATACATCCATCTTCGATGCTGAGCGCGTTGCACCTTCCCCAGAGTTGCGAGAGCAATTCGATCTTCCGAAGGACCGAACGATTCTTCTATCAGTAGGCGCTATCAACACCCACCACAAACGAATGGACTGGTTGGTGGAAGAGGTTGCCCGCCTGGATGAATCGGAGTACTTTTTGTGGATGGTAGGACAGAAAGAGGGGCCTGAGACCCGAGTCGTCGAGCAACTCGCCGAAGAGAAATTATGTGCAGATGGCTTTCGCTTTGACACGTTCAGCTATGACCGGATGCCCGCCGTCTATCGTGCAGCTGATCTCTTCGTGCTCTCCAGTCTTCATGAAGGATTTGGCCGCGTATACATTGAGGCAATGGCATCACAACGTCCCGTTCTTGCTCATCCCACCGGAAATACAAATTGGATTCTCGGCGAGGACAACCCTGGACTCGTAGAGATGGACCAGCCATCTGCCCTCGCCGACAGAATCAAAGTGTTTGCGAACGACCCATCTTTACAGCGAGACACCTCACAGGTCAATCAGCAGAGAGCGAGGCAGATGTTCGACTGGCAAGTTCTCAAAGAGGATTATATGTCGATGTACCGCAGTATTCAAGAGAATAAGATTTGA
- a CDS encoding sulfotransferase domain-containing protein, protein MNYILREEPLAALLRYPEWLVDAAIGATLNPNDAIVISGFWRSGTTWLLQSVANSLGAKSLFEPLLPHIGSYEQAFQKRYPASTFSKRVKPDGVMPYCANILDEFPGLRLHLENMLVGALPSHFVRMVRESKKRGEETDSRMARLNYRIQEALCRQVVVKLVRGALILPLIVDEFNPSILHVRRDPRAVVASYKRQAWTDWMEDSALHDLLLSPNDGRRDIFQRWGDEINKIDEMGYAARVAGYWALTEWYVDQHKEESDIALVSYERLCLEGADYLNDVFSHMNTGVQIESGTLSRESHTSNRSSNEKAKDRIWGWKSEMSPTEIRNVEAAVGMVGMSDSLIDRS, encoded by the coding sequence GTGAACTACATACTAAGAGAAGAACCGTTAGCAGCGTTGCTTCGATATCCCGAATGGCTTGTTGATGCAGCCATCGGGGCAACCCTCAACCCTAATGATGCGATTGTAATCAGCGGGTTTTGGCGGAGTGGAACGACATGGTTGTTGCAGTCTGTTGCTAACTCTTTGGGTGCGAAATCACTCTTCGAGCCGCTTCTTCCTCACATCGGATCCTATGAGCAAGCATTTCAGAAGCGTTATCCGGCATCGACATTCAGCAAAAGGGTGAAACCAGACGGCGTAATGCCGTATTGTGCTAACATTCTGGACGAGTTTCCCGGTTTGCGCCTCCACCTCGAGAATATGCTGGTTGGTGCGCTTCCCAGTCACTTTGTCCGAATGGTGCGTGAAAGCAAAAAGAGAGGTGAAGAAACAGACAGCCGGATGGCTCGCCTCAATTATCGGATTCAAGAGGCGCTATGTCGGCAGGTGGTAGTAAAATTAGTTAGGGGAGCGCTGATTTTACCTCTCATCGTTGATGAGTTCAACCCTTCGATCTTGCATGTTCGTCGTGATCCAAGAGCCGTTGTCGCAAGCTACAAACGGCAAGCATGGACGGACTGGATGGAAGACTCTGCATTGCATGACCTTCTTCTGAGTCCAAATGATGGGCGACGAGACATTTTTCAGAGGTGGGGAGACGAAATAAACAAGATTGACGAAATGGGGTATGCGGCTCGTGTTGCTGGATACTGGGCGCTTACAGAGTGGTACGTCGATCAACACAAAGAAGAAAGTGACATAGCGCTTGTAAGCTATGAACGCCTATGCCTGGAAGGTGCCGATTATTTGAATGATGTGTTCTCACACATGAATACCGGGGTGCAGATTGAGTCAGGGACCCTCAGTCGAGAGAGCCATACGTCAAATCGGTCTTCGAACGAAAAAGCCAAAGATAGAATCTGGGGCTGGAAAAGCGAGATGAGTCCAACCGAGATCAGGAATGTGGAGGCCGCTGTAGGTATGGTTGGAATGAGTGATAGCTTAATCGACAGGTCTTAA